A stretch of DNA from Streptomyces xanthii:
GCCGGGACCGCACGATGGGCCAGGTCTGGACGAAGATCAGCCCGAAGTACGGCTCCCCCGCCCTCGGCACCGTCCTCGTCACCTCGATCTCGGCGGCCATCGCCCTGCTCGCCCTCGCGATCCCCAAGCTCAACGAGATGATCCTGGCGGCCGTGAACTCGATCGGCCTCGTCGTCGCCCTCTACTACGGCCTCACCGCGCTGGCCTGCGCCGTCCGCTTCCGCGGCATGCTGCGCACGAACACCCGAGAGGCGCTGCGCGCCGTGGTCGCCCCGGGCCTGAGCGGCATCGCGCTGCTCGCCATCGGCATCTACCTGGGCCGGGACTACGCGACGATGAGCGACCACTTCGAACTCACCCCGGACAACGGCTGGTTCATGCTGTCGATCCCCGCGGCGATCATCGTCTCGGGGCTCGCGATGGCGGCCTTCGCCAAGTACCGGCGCCGCTCCCCCTACTTCGTCACCGGGCGCGGCACCGACGCCGACGCGGTCGAACTGACCGCGCCCGAGAACGTCCGCTGAACACCTCACCCCGTACAAGGAGTTGCCCCATGACCGGCACCGCATCCGCCGATCTCGTCTTCACCGGCGGTCCCGTCCACACCGGTTCCCCCGCCCGCTCGCGGGCCCGCGGTGTGGCCGTGCGCGGCGAGCGGATCGTCGCCGTAGGACATGACGAGGTGCGGGAGCTGATCGGCCCGCGCACCGAGGTCGTCGACCTGGACGGGAAGCTGCTGATCCCCGGCTTCCAGGACGCACACATCCATCCCGTGGGCGGCGGCATCGAGATGGGCCAGTGCGACCTGAGCCACGCGGAGGCCCTGCCGGAGTACCGGGAGCTGATCGCGGCGTACGCCTCCGCGCACCCGGACGACGCGTGGATCACCGGCGGCGGCTGGTCCATGGAGGCCTTCCCCGGTGGTCTGCCGACGGCCGCCGAACTGGACTCCCTGGTGCCCGACCGGCCCGCTTACCTCGTCAACCGCGACCACCACGGCGCCTGGGTCAACTCGGCGGCACTGCGTCTGGCCGGCATCGACCGGCACACGCCCGACCCGGCCGACGGGCGGATCGAGCGGGACGCGGACGGCGAGCCGACCGGCATGCTCCAGGAGGGCGCGGCGAACCTGGTCGGCCGGCTGCTGCCGGAGGTCACACGCGAGGAGCGGATCGCCGGGCTGCTGCGCGCGCAGGAGCTGCTGCACTCGCTCGGCGTCACGGCCTGGCAGGACGCGCTGCTGGGCTCGCACGCCAACCTCACCGACCCGACGGACGCGTACCTGGCCTGCGCGGACGACGGCCGCCTCACCGCCCGCGTGGTCGGTTCCCTGTGGTGGGACCGGGCGCGGGGCACCGAGCAGATCGAGGAGCTGATCGCCCGCCGCGCGGCGGGCACCCGGGGCCGGCTGCGCTCCACGACCGTGAAGATCATGCAGGACGGCGTCGCGGAGAACGGCACGGCGGCGCTGCTCGGCCCGTACCTGGACAGCTGCGGCTGCCGGAGCGACAACAGCGGCATCAGCTTCGTGCCGCCGGAGGACCTCAAGAAGTACGTGACCGCGCTGGACGCGCACGGGTTCCAGGTGCACTTCCACGCGCTCGGCGACCGTGCGGTGCGCGAGGCGCTCGACGCCGTGGAGGCGGCCCGCGCGGCCAACGGCTGGACGGACCACCGGCCGCACCTGGCGCATCTGCAGGTGGTGCACCCGGACGACATCGGCCGTTTCCGGGCGCTCGGCGCGACCGCGAACATGCAGCCGCTGTGGGCCGCGCACGAGCCGCAGATGGACGAGCTGACGATCCCGTTCCTGGGTGCGGAGCGGGCCGGGTGGCAGTACCCGTTCGGCGATCTGCTGCGGGCGGGGGCGACGCTCGCCGCGGGCAGCGACTGGCCGGTGAGCAGCCCGGACCCGCTGGAGGGCATCCACGTGGCGGTGAACCGGATCGTGCCGGAGGCTCCCGAGGGCACCCCGGTGTTCCTGCCGGAGCAGCGTCTGACGCTCCAGGACGCGCTCACCGCGTACACGGCGGGCAGCGCGTACGTGAACGGGCTCGACGCCGAGACCGGCACGATCGCGCCCGGGTACCTGGCCGACCTGGTGGTCCTGGACCGGGACCCGTTCGCGGGCCCGGCCGAGGAGATCGCCTCGACGCGGGTGGAGGGGACGTACGTCGGGGGCCGGCGCGTGTTCGGCTAGGTCCTGCCGGAAGCGAAGACGACGCCGGAGGCCGAGGCCGGGCGCGGCGCCGGCCCCCGTGCGGTCACACCTGCGACTTGTGCAGTTCGAACCGTGCGAGGTGGACGTCGGCCCGCGCCTGCGTGATCCGCAGCCGGAAGCGGCGGGCCGTCACCGGTGTGCCGAGGGCGAGGACGCGGGCGGCGCCGACGGTGCCCGCGCCGGTGACGGCGGTCCAGCCGCCGTCACCCTCGGCCTCGACGACGAAGCTCTCGACCTGCTGGCCGTGCCGGATGTCCTCCGCGAGCCGGATCCGGTCCACGGCCACCGGGCGGCCGAGGTCGACGGTGCGGGTGCCCGCGTCGTCGACGGTGACCTTCGCGTCCCGCGCGAGGTCGCCCGGCAGCTCGCGGTCGGTGCGCTCGCGGAACTCCCTCAGCCGGGTCACGTCGGCGGCCGGGAGCAGGCCGTTCGTGTCCGGCGGCACGTTGAGCAGCAGCACGGCGCCGCGGCCCACCGAGCGGAACCAGATGTCGGTGAGCTGCGCGACCGACTTGGGCTGCTGGTCGGCGTGGTAGAACCAGCCGGGCCGGATCGACACGTCGCACTCGGCGGGCCACCACTGGAGGTAGGCGGCCTTGGTGCGGGCCTCCAGGAGCGCGTCGCGGCTGCCGTCGTCCGGCGCGTCGTAGGGCAGCGCGTAGTCGTACTTGCCGTTGCCGGTGTCCTTGACCGGGATGACGCTCCACTCGTTCTCGCGGGCCAGTCCGCCCTCGTTGCCGACCCAGCGGACGTCGGGCCCGGACACGGCGATCGAGGCGTCCGGGGCGAGTGCGCGGATCAGCGCGTACCAGCTGTCCCAGTCGTACTTCTCGACCTTGTCCGGCGGGATCCGGCCCTGCGACCCGTCGAACCAGACCTCGTCGACGGGCCCGTACTCGGTGAGCACCTCGTAGAGCTGGTTGAGCATGTGGGCGCCGTAGTCCGTGGCGTCGAGCTCGTACGTGGTCAGGTCGCGCCCGGAGCGGTCGTCGCCGTCGACGAGCTCGGGGATCGTGCGGGTGGAGCGGGCGCTGCCGTTGGCGTAGACGCCGTCGAGGTACTGGTTCTCGTCGGCGGGCGAGACGTAGACGCCGACCTTGATGCCGTGGCGGCGCATGGAGGCGGCGAAGTCGCGCAGGACGTCGCCCTTGCCGCCGCGCCAGCTGCTGGAGCGGACGCTGTGGCCGGTGTACCGGGACGGGTAGAGGACGAAGCCGTCGTGGTGCTTGACGGTGAGGATGGCGAGCTTGAAGCCGCCGTCGGCGAGGGCGCGGGCCCACTGGTCGGTGTCGAGCCCGGTGGGCTGGAAGATCTCCGGGTCCTCGTCGCCGATGCCCCATTCGAGGCCGGTGAAGGTGTTGACGCCGAAGTGCAGGAACGCGGTCTTCTCCAGGCCCTGCCAGGCGATCTGGCGGGGAGTGGGCCGGACCTGGGACGCCTTGGCGACGAGTTCGTCAAGGGTGTCGTCGGGGCTCACGGGGATCCGGAAGCGGGGTTCGGCGGCGCCGCGCGCGGTCGCCGCGGAGGCGGCGGACGCGGGCAGGCCGGTGGTGGCGACGGCGGCGGTGGCCGTCGCGGCGAACAGGAGGTGTCGTCTGCTGAGTGCCATGCGGGTGGGTCCCTTTCGTCGCGGCCTGGTTCCGCTCAGTTCTGGGTGAGGGTCCAGGTCGTCGGGGTCTCCTGGTCGGGCGGGTACTGCGCGAGCCCGCCGTCGGGGCCGGCGTCGAGCGTCATGCGGGTGATGGCGTTGGTGAGGGTGAGGCCGCCCGGCGCACGGGTGAGCTGCCAGCGCTGGAGGGTGTTCTCGGGATCGCAGGTCTCCCAGGTGGCGGCGGAGCCGGGCTGCAGCGGCACGTTGAGGGTGAGCTTGCCGCTGCGGGTCTCCAGGCAGGTGCCGGAGGCGGAGTCGGTGAGCGTGGCGTAGCCGTCGGGGGTGCGGGCGACGCGGACCGTGCGGGCGGGGGTGCGTCCGGCGCGGTCGGCGAGGGTGTACGTGCCGTCGGCGACGGGGACGCGGGTCAGGTCGCGCAGACCGGGCGCGGTGCCGGCCGCCGCGGCGCGGGCGGTGAAGGCGCCGTAGTCGGCGTCGGGGTGGGCGGCGCCCCACGTGACCTGGGCGATGTGGGCGAGGGCGGGGGCGGTGGCCCGCGCGACCTCGTTCTCGGTCTCGCCGCGACCGTTGTCGGGCCAGAGGCTGATCTTGGCTCCGGTGATGCCCTTGCTGGAGGTCAGCTTCTCGCCCTCGAAGCTGCGCGGGTCCCACTGCTCGTCGTAGAGCTTGCGGGTGTTCGTGTGGAAGCCGCCGCGCACGAGGTAGAGCGAGTAGGCGGCGTTCATCACCGGGTGGCCCTGCGCGATGAGGGTGCTGGGCCTGACCTTGACGTTCAGCCAGTGTTCGACGGTGGTGCCGGGGGCGACGGGCACGGTGTTGGCGCCGGTCAGGCCGTCGTTCCAGATGCGCAGCGCCTTGCCCTTGCTCCGCGCGTAGGCCTCGACACGGTTGACGAAGTCGATGAACGCGTCCTGGGGCGTGGCGTCCGGGCCGTACTTCTCGCGCGCGTACTCCAGGACGTGCGGGTACTTGGCGAAGTCGGAGCCGAGCATGTACTCGTCGGCGCCCATGTGCCACCAGCGGGCCGGGAAGACGTCGGCGTACTCGTCGACGAGGCTCTTGTAGTAGGCGAACGCCTCGGGCTTGGTGACGTCGAGGCGGGAGGGCTGGGCCTTGCCGTCGGTGTCGACGAGCTGGAGGTCGGGGCGGTTCTCGATCCACGGGTCCATGTGCCCGGGTGAGTTGATCTCGGGGACGATCGTGACGTGGTACTTCTCGCCGAGCGCGACGAGCCGGCGGATCTCGCCCTTGGTGTAGTAGCCCCAGGTGTTCGCCTCGGGGTGCCGGTCGCTCTTGACCTTGATCTCGAGGAGCAGCTGGTTGAGCTTGCGGTACGCCATGTCGCGGACGAGGTTCTCCAGCCAGTCGGTGGAGATGTGCACGTAGCAGGCGCAGACGCCGACGCCGCGCTCCGGGTAGCGGGGCACGTCGACGGTCCGTCCGGCCGGGATCGTGTCGCCCCGGGCGAGGAGCTGGAGCAGGGTGCGGGTGCCGTAGAACGCTCCGGTCTCGGCGGCGCCGGTGATCTCCAGGCGCTGCCCGGCCCGCAGCTCGTAGCCCTCCGTGCCGAGCGGCTCCCGGCCGGGGGCGACGTCGACGACGATGTCACCGGTCCTGGCGGGGCCGTCGGTGACGGGCACGGTGCCGTGGCCGGCCGCGCGCAGGTCGCCGGCGAGGGTGCGGGCGACGCGGCGGGACGCGATGTCGTCGGCGACGAGCCTGGTCCGGTCGCCGAAGGTGTAGGTGCCCTGTCCCGCCGTCCAGTCGGTCAGGGCCGGCAGGGTCTGCGGGGCGGCGGCCTCGGCACCGGGGGCGGCGTGGGCGGCGGTGACGGGGAGCGCCGCGACGAGGAGGGCCAGGGCGGCGCCGACGATGCGCGGTCTGCGGCGCCCTGCGGGCGGTTTCGTACGCGACTCGGTCAACATGAGATCCGAGGATTCCCGCACCCAGGATCATCGGTCCATGGACATCCCCGGCGAATACTTGGACATCCGGTCGCGACCGCCCGGGACACATCGGATGTTCCGCACGTCTCGTCCCGCGGGCTGTACAGCCCCGGACACACGTCGGCCCGCGCCTCCGGTCAGGAAGGCGCGGGCGGGCGATCCACTTCTCTCGAGCCGTGGCGTCGGACTCAGTCGACGCTGGGCAGGATGTGCGGCTCGGCGAGATCCTCCTCGTAGCCCGCGAGTCGGATCGGGGCCGACCGGGCCCAGACCTCGAGGCTGCCGAGGCGCTCCGGCCGTCGGCCGGCCCGGTCCGCTCGATCCTTCGGGCGTTGCTCTCGCGTCGTCTTCTCTGGTGTCACCGCGCACTCCTTGTGTGTCGGGGTAACCCTCACCGGCATGACCGGCCCAGCTTCACGCGGGGCACTGGACACCCGATCGGGCTTGAGTGGAAGGCCAGTTCGGGCGCGGTGGCGCCGGTGTCGCTGGTGGAATCGACCTGTGGTGATCGGTCTTTCCCTGGACGGCCCCTGGATCGGGTGGGACCCACTTGCGGTGACCGTCCGGCTACAGCCTAACCATATGAGCGCGGGTCCGCTCACCGGGGCTGAAGATTTTA
This window harbors:
- a CDS encoding beta-N-acetylhexosaminidase yields the protein MLTESRTKPPAGRRRPRIVGAALALLVAALPVTAAHAAPGAEAAAPQTLPALTDWTAGQGTYTFGDRTRLVADDIASRRVARTLAGDLRAAGHGTVPVTDGPARTGDIVVDVAPGREPLGTEGYELRAGQRLEITGAAETGAFYGTRTLLQLLARGDTIPAGRTVDVPRYPERGVGVCACYVHISTDWLENLVRDMAYRKLNQLLLEIKVKSDRHPEANTWGYYTKGEIRRLVALGEKYHVTIVPEINSPGHMDPWIENRPDLQLVDTDGKAQPSRLDVTKPEAFAYYKSLVDEYADVFPARWWHMGADEYMLGSDFAKYPHVLEYAREKYGPDATPQDAFIDFVNRVEAYARSKGKALRIWNDGLTGANTVPVAPGTTVEHWLNVKVRPSTLIAQGHPVMNAAYSLYLVRGGFHTNTRKLYDEQWDPRSFEGEKLTSSKGITGAKISLWPDNGRGETENEVARATAPALAHIAQVTWGAAHPDADYGAFTARAAAAGTAPGLRDLTRVPVADGTYTLADRAGRTPARTVRVARTPDGYATLTDSASGTCLETRSGKLTLNVPLQPGSAATWETCDPENTLQRWQLTRAPGGLTLTNAITRMTLDAGPDGGLAQYPPDQETPTTWTLTQN
- a CDS encoding amidohydrolase, whose translation is MTGTASADLVFTGGPVHTGSPARSRARGVAVRGERIVAVGHDEVRELIGPRTEVVDLDGKLLIPGFQDAHIHPVGGGIEMGQCDLSHAEALPEYRELIAAYASAHPDDAWITGGGWSMEAFPGGLPTAAELDSLVPDRPAYLVNRDHHGAWVNSAALRLAGIDRHTPDPADGRIERDADGEPTGMLQEGAANLVGRLLPEVTREERIAGLLRAQELLHSLGVTAWQDALLGSHANLTDPTDAYLACADDGRLTARVVGSLWWDRARGTEQIEELIARRAAGTRGRLRSTTVKIMQDGVAENGTAALLGPYLDSCGCRSDNSGISFVPPEDLKKYVTALDAHGFQVHFHALGDRAVREALDAVEAARAANGWTDHRPHLAHLQVVHPDDIGRFRALGATANMQPLWAAHEPQMDELTIPFLGAERAGWQYPFGDLLRAGATLAAGSDWPVSSPDPLEGIHVAVNRIVPEAPEGTPVFLPEQRLTLQDALTAYTAGSAYVNGLDAETGTIAPGYLADLVVLDRDPFAGPAEEIASTRVEGTYVGGRRVFG
- a CDS encoding alpha-L-fucosidase; the encoded protein is MALSRRHLLFAATATAAVATTGLPASAASAATARGAAEPRFRIPVSPDDTLDELVAKASQVRPTPRQIAWQGLEKTAFLHFGVNTFTGLEWGIGDEDPEIFQPTGLDTDQWARALADGGFKLAILTVKHHDGFVLYPSRYTGHSVRSSSWRGGKGDVLRDFAASMRRHGIKVGVYVSPADENQYLDGVYANGSARSTRTIPELVDGDDRSGRDLTTYELDATDYGAHMLNQLYEVLTEYGPVDEVWFDGSQGRIPPDKVEKYDWDSWYALIRALAPDASIAVSGPDVRWVGNEGGLARENEWSVIPVKDTGNGKYDYALPYDAPDDGSRDALLEARTKAAYLQWWPAECDVSIRPGWFYHADQQPKSVAQLTDIWFRSVGRGAVLLLNVPPDTNGLLPAADVTRLREFRERTDRELPGDLARDAKVTVDDAGTRTVDLGRPVAVDRIRLAEDIRHGQQVESFVVEAEGDGGWTAVTGAGTVGAARVLALGTPVTARRFRLRITQARADVHLARFELHKSQV